The Hymenobacter sp. GOD-10R genome includes a window with the following:
- a CDS encoding SDR family oxidoreductase translates to MILVTGATGHLGTAVLQTLLRKTEATQLAALVRDEHKAADLQAQGVSIRVGSYDDPASLEKAMQGIEKVLLISGGGEEDALQQHQNVVDAAKKAGVRCLAYTSRALKDPSTLANHLMVRHFQTEAYIQASGLSYLIFRNILYMDVLPLFTGPQVLETGINLPAGQGKVSFALRSEMGEAIANALLERDCDNRIYHFTGSEAYSFDDVAAALTAASGKQVAYTPAEPATFAARMQDRGVPALVIERTLGFMTDIEHGQEAEVSPDLAQMLGRQPTSLREGVKMLYKLQQKQ, encoded by the coding sequence ATGATCTTAGTAACTGGAGCTACCGGACACCTAGGTACAGCTGTGCTGCAAACCCTTTTGCGCAAGACCGAGGCCACGCAGCTGGCCGCCTTAGTACGCGACGAGCACAAAGCTGCTGACTTGCAAGCACAAGGAGTAAGCATTCGGGTAGGCAGCTATGATGACCCAGCCTCGCTGGAAAAAGCCATGCAAGGCATCGAGAAAGTACTCCTCATCTCGGGCGGTGGCGAAGAGGACGCGCTACAGCAACACCAGAACGTGGTAGACGCAGCTAAAAAGGCTGGAGTACGTTGTCTCGCTTACACAAGCCGAGCCCTTAAAGACCCTAGCACCCTAGCCAATCACCTGATGGTACGCCATTTCCAAACGGAAGCGTACATCCAAGCCAGCGGGTTGTCCTATCTTATTTTCCGCAACATCCTTTATATGGATGTGCTGCCGCTGTTTACGGGCCCTCAAGTGCTGGAAACGGGTATTAATCTGCCGGCAGGCCAGGGCAAAGTATCCTTTGCTCTCCGCAGTGAAATGGGCGAAGCCATTGCAAATGCCTTGCTGGAGCGTGACTGCGATAACCGCATCTACCACTTCACTGGCAGCGAAGCCTACTCCTTCGACGACGTAGCCGCGGCGCTAACGGCGGCATCGGGAAAGCAGGTCGCCTATACGCCCGCTGAGCCAGCCACCTTTGCGGCACGCATGCAAGATCGTGGGGTGCCAGCACTTGTCATCGAACGGACCCTAGGGTTTATGACCGATATCGAACACGGCCAGGAAGCCGAAGTAAGTCCCGACCTAGCACAGATGCTAGGACGTCAGCCTACGT